Within the Prochlorococcus sp. MIT 1300 genome, the region CATCTTCCAAGTGGCGAGCTAGGAGCTCCAACAGCTGATATCAACACGACTGTTGCATTAGCCCTGTTGGTTTCTCTCTCTTATTTCTATGCGGGTTTGAGCAATAAGGGTTTGCGGTACTTCGAGTATTACGTTCACCCAACTCCGATCATGCTCCCTTTCAAGATTGTTGAGGACTTTACTAAGCCACTATCACTCTCTTTTCGTCTTTTTGGAAACATCCTTGCTGACGAATTAGTAGTTGCTGTGTTGGTTTTTCTTGTGCCTCTGGTATTGCCTGTACCAGTCATGTTTCTTGGCTTGTTTACTAGTGCAATTCAAGCTTTGATTTTCGCCACTCTTGCCGCTTATTACATCGGTGAGGCTGTCGAGGAACATCACTGATTAGTTCCGATTAAGACAGTACCAACCCACGGTCTGTCAAACTCCTTGCGCGAGGTCCGTTCTTCACGGGCCCATCTCTTAAATACAGAGGTGTCCTACTCGCAGGTATAAACTCCCGGTCCCTATACGCGCTTTTAAAGCGCTCCACACTTTTAGTTCAACCATGGATTCCATTACCACCGCCGCCTCAGTTGTCGCAGCCGGTCTGGCTGTAGGCCTAGGTGCCATTGGCCCAGGCATAGGTCAGGGCAGCGCAGCCCAAGGTGCAGTAGAAGGCATTGCTCGCCAGCCTGAAGCTGAAGGAAAGATCCGCGGCACTTT harbors:
- the atpB gene encoding F0F1 ATP synthase subunit A codes for the protein MGSISFLLPFAELEVGKHLYWEIGSLRLHGQVFLTSWIVIGALLALVVVGTRKMERDPQGVQNLLEFLWDYIRDLARTQIGEKVYRDWMPFIGTLFLFIFVSNWGGALVPWRLIHLPSGELGAPTADINTTVALALLVSLSYFYAGLSNKGLRYFEYYVHPTPIMLPFKIVEDFTKPLSLSFRLFGNILADELVVAVLVFLVPLVLPVPVMFLGLFTSAIQALIFATLAAYYIGEAVEEHH
- the atpE gene encoding ATP synthase F0 subunit C; protein product: MDSITTAASVVAAGLAVGLGAIGPGIGQGSAAQGAVEGIARQPEAEGKIRGTLLLSFAFMESLTIYGLVVALVLLFANPFAG